One Phaseolus vulgaris cultivar G19833 chromosome 2, P. vulgaris v2.0, whole genome shotgun sequence DNA window includes the following coding sequences:
- the LOC137809316 gene encoding uncharacterized protein → MEMVDIPCIGRKYTWYRPNGKAKSRLDRFLTTFEWLQHWPGSKQFVLDRQISDHCALLLKSNMTDWGPKPFRRMKNEIKGIHCHISDKWVEEPNTVKELVKDFYKKKMSVVEDIGVRLDNVEFKELIDYDNMFLTDPFDDKEIKDAIWNCDSSKSPGLDEVTFSFIKKHWGLLEKDVMGAVKHFHSEGKIPKGFSEDGLQKGESGNLVREENDLSGKALW, encoded by the exons ATGGAGATGGTTGATATACCTTGTATTGGAAGGAAATATACCTGGTATAGACCTAATGGCAAGGCTAAGAGCAGGCTTGACAGGTTTTTAACCACCTTTGAATGGTTGCAACATTGGCCGGGTAGCAAACAATTTGTCTTAGATAGACAAATATCTGATCATTGTGCATTGTTGCTAAAATCAAACATGACAGATTGGGGACCAAAACCATTCAG GAGGATGAAGAATGAGATCAAAGGAATACATTGCCATATCTCTGACAAATGGGTGGAAGAGCCAAATACGGTAAAGGAGTTGGTTAAAGATTTCTACAAGAAAAAGATGTCGGTTGTCGAGGATATTGGTGTTAGGTTGGATAATGTTGAATTTAAGGAGTTAATAGACTATGATAACATGTTCTTGACTGATCCTTTTGACGATAAAGAAATTAAGGATGCTATTTGGAATTGTGATAGTAGTAAAAGCCCTGGCCTAGACGAAGTAACTTTCAGTTTTATTAAAAAGCATTGGGGTTTGCTAGAAAAGGATGTGATGGGAGCAGTAAAACACTTTCACAGCGAggggaagatcccaaagggat TTTCAGAAGATGGTCTACAGAAGGGTGAGAGTGGAAATTTAGTTAGAGAAGAGAATGATTTGAGTGGGAAAGCACTATGGTAG